One window of Thermacetogenium phaeum DSM 12270 genomic DNA carries:
- the recN gene encoding DNA repair protein RecN, with translation MLVQLVIRDFALIDYVELHPGPGLNVLTGETGAGKSIIVDAMNLLVGGRASTELVRTGAEKACVEGLFDCTDYLHVAEKLVELGVPVSEDGTLLLSREVVREGRSLCRINGRIVPLAMYRSLGELLVDLHGQHEHQSLLRVGQHGELLDRYCGREVLQQRSLVADLYRRLVMVKEEYEQQQAHEAEVTRHLEYLRFAVAEIDRLKPRPGEEEELQQERERFRCGEKLAGLVKEALEELAGGGRTAPAYDLLSSAAQKLQEIGKLDGSMEELCYELNDIVYRLEDVVERLRSYQDRLEFDPQRAQEVEDRLFALRGLMRKYGNSLAEVCAFREQAAAEIEGMEGAAGRKEALADEYRRLTKEYDAEAKKLSSLRRAGAKRFVAAVLRELEGLGMENARLEIGWKVLSDPGPKGYDEVEFLFSANPGEPLKPLAKIASGGEMSRVMLALKVILAENDRIPTLIFDEIDAGIGGLTLQAVGERLVAVAGGKQVLCVTHAPQIAGRGQRHFRVEKTFSGERTCVSVRLLQEEERIDELVRMLGNSGKKEIARKHAREILNSNLSVNKTGR, from the coding sequence GTGCTAGTCCAGCTCGTCATCAGAGACTTTGCCCTGATCGATTATGTGGAGCTTCATCCCGGACCGGGGTTAAATGTTTTAACTGGGGAAACCGGTGCCGGCAAGTCAATTATCGTTGATGCCATGAATCTGCTGGTGGGTGGCCGGGCATCTACGGAACTGGTGCGCACAGGCGCAGAAAAGGCCTGTGTTGAAGGGCTTTTTGATTGTACAGATTACCTGCACGTCGCCGAAAAGCTGGTCGAACTCGGGGTTCCCGTCAGTGAGGACGGAACCCTGTTGCTTTCTCGGGAAGTGGTGCGGGAGGGGAGAAGCCTTTGCAGGATAAACGGGAGGATAGTCCCCCTGGCAATGTACCGCTCGCTGGGGGAACTGCTGGTGGATCTGCACGGGCAACATGAGCATCAGTCTCTCTTGCGCGTAGGCCAGCACGGTGAGTTGCTCGACCGTTACTGCGGGCGTGAAGTTCTGCAGCAGCGTTCACTCGTTGCCGATCTGTACCGGCGCCTTGTAATGGTGAAGGAGGAATACGAACAGCAACAGGCTCATGAGGCAGAAGTAACGCGCCACCTGGAATATCTGCGGTTCGCTGTGGCGGAAATCGACCGCCTTAAGCCGCGCCCCGGCGAGGAAGAGGAGCTGCAGCAGGAGAGGGAGCGCTTCCGCTGCGGTGAAAAACTGGCCGGTCTGGTCAAGGAAGCTCTGGAGGAACTGGCAGGCGGCGGCAGAACTGCTCCTGCCTACGATCTTCTGAGCAGCGCCGCCCAGAAGCTGCAGGAGATAGGGAAGCTTGACGGTTCCATGGAGGAGCTTTGTTATGAGTTGAATGATATCGTTTACAGGCTGGAGGATGTCGTTGAAAGGCTGAGGTCCTACCAGGACAGACTGGAATTTGACCCTCAGCGCGCCCAGGAGGTGGAGGACCGGCTTTTTGCCCTGCGGGGACTGATGCGCAAGTACGGGAATTCCCTCGCTGAGGTTTGCGCCTTTCGGGAACAGGCCGCGGCCGAGATCGAGGGAATGGAGGGGGCAGCCGGACGGAAGGAGGCCCTGGCAGACGAATACCGGCGTTTGACAAAGGAGTATGATGCCGAGGCTAAAAAACTGTCCTCATTAAGGCGTGCCGGTGCGAAGCGTTTTGTTGCCGCCGTTCTCAGGGAATTGGAAGGTTTGGGCATGGAGAATGCCCGCCTGGAAATCGGCTGGAAGGTGTTAAGCGACCCCGGGCCTAAAGGATATGATGAGGTCGAGTTTCTGTTCAGCGCCAACCCGGGCGAGCCCTTGAAGCCTCTGGCTAAAATAGCCTCAGGAGGCGAAATGTCGCGCGTTATGCTGGCACTAAAGGTGATTCTGGCGGAAAATGACCGTATACCTACTCTGATTTTCGATGAAATCGATGCCGGGATCGGAGGGTTGACGCTGCAGGCGGTGGGCGAGCGCCTGGTTGCTGTGGCCGGGGGGAAGCAGGTGTTGTGTGTCACCCATGCACCGCAGATCGCGGGGAGGGGGCAGAGGCATTTTCGCGTTGAAAAGACCTTTTCGGGGGAGAGGACGTGTGTTTCCGTTCGCCTGCTTCAAGAGGAGGAGAGGATCGACGAGCTGGTGAGAATGCTCGGTAATTCCGGCAAGAAGGAAATTGCCCGGAAGCACGCCCGGGAGATTCTGAATAGCAATTTGTCTGTGAATAAAACAGGAAGGTAG
- the argR gene encoding arginine repressor translates to MKLRRQQMILEIIEEKPVATQEELAEELLARGIKTTQATISRDIKELQLVKVPVGPNVYRYARPHKLEPPRSNERLRRLFRENVVKVDFSENLVLIRTLPGAAQGVASALDHAGWKEIIGTVAGDDTILVIVKPRDVVVQVVERLESLLR, encoded by the coding sequence TTGAAACTGCGACGGCAGCAGATGATTCTGGAAATCATAGAGGAAAAACCAGTTGCGACACAGGAGGAGCTGGCCGAAGAGCTGCTGGCAAGGGGAATTAAAACCACTCAGGCCACCATCTCCCGGGACATCAAAGAGCTGCAGCTGGTCAAGGTTCCGGTTGGGCCTAATGTTTACCGCTACGCCCGGCCGCACAAGCTGGAGCCACCGCGCAGTAATGAGCGCCTTCGCCGGCTTTTCAGGGAAAACGTAGTCAAAGTTGATTTCAGTGAAAACCTGGTGCTCATCAGAACCCTCCCTGGTGCTGCTCAGGGGGTTGCCTCAGCCCTCGACCATGCCGGCTGGAAGGAGATCATCGGAACGGTGGCCGGTGATGACACAATTCTCGTTATCGTCAAGCCGCGGGATGTGGTGGTTCAAGTGGTGGAACGCCTGGAATCACTATTGAGGTGA
- a CDS encoding NAD(+)/NADH kinase: protein MKRIGLVVNYRKARGGRFLDILKGWFEQRGISVVLPRYIETGEPSYGCPLLEFTEDVDIIMSLGGDGTLLGVARQVAEKGTPILGVNLGQLGFLTDLEMPDLYPSLEKLLKGDYKIEPRMMLAAEVLREGSRVANFVALNDVVINKGPISRIIRLETYVGNDYLATYRADGIIIASPTGSTAYSLSAGGPIVNPELEVMIVTPICPHSLYARPFILSHNQEIRVVLKSDSPENMVTIDGQIGYPLQKNDCVIIRKAAVYTNLVKVKGRSFSEVLRLKMREGNR, encoded by the coding sequence ATGAAACGGATAGGTTTGGTTGTTAATTATCGAAAGGCACGAGGCGGAAGATTTCTCGATATTTTAAAAGGATGGTTCGAACAGCGGGGGATCAGTGTTGTTCTGCCCCGCTATATCGAAACCGGTGAGCCGAGTTACGGTTGTCCTCTTCTTGAGTTCACCGAAGACGTGGATATTATCATGTCTCTCGGCGGGGACGGGACACTTTTGGGAGTGGCACGCCAGGTGGCCGAGAAGGGGACTCCGATCCTGGGTGTCAACCTCGGCCAGTTGGGCTTCCTCACCGACCTGGAAATGCCCGACCTCTATCCTTCCCTGGAAAAACTTTTGAAGGGTGATTATAAAATAGAGCCGCGCATGATGCTGGCCGCCGAGGTGCTGCGGGAAGGTTCTAGGGTGGCCAACTTTGTCGCCTTGAATGATGTCGTTATCAACAAGGGTCCGATATCCCGCATCATCAGGCTGGAGACCTATGTTGGAAACGATTACCTGGCTACCTACCGGGCGGATGGAATTATCATTGCTTCTCCGACCGGTTCTACCGCTTATTCCCTTTCGGCTGGAGGTCCTATCGTCAATCCGGAGCTGGAAGTGATGATCGTAACCCCCATTTGCCCGCATTCCCTTTATGCCCGTCCGTTCATCCTTTCCCACAATCAGGAGATCAGGGTAGTTCTGAAGTCCGATTCCCCCGAGAATATGGTGACGATTGACGGGCAGATCGGTTACCCTTTGCAGAAAAACGATTGTGTGATTATCCGGAAGGCTGCTGTTTATACCAATTTGGTGAAGGTCAAAGGAAGGTCGTTTTCCGAAGTTTTGCGACTGAAGATGCGGGAGGGAAACCGCTAG
- a CDS encoding TlyA family RNA methyltransferase codes for MGGRKKRLDQLLVEKNYFSSREQARRAIMEGVVFYRGQRIEKPGTFVDPEGEIEVKRDPCPFVSRGGLKLDAALDEFGIDIGGRVVLDAGASTGGFTQCLLRRGAMRVFAVDVGYGQLAWELRRDPRVVVLERTNLRYLTPEKLGTKVDLVTLDLSFISLEKVFPAVRELLRDEGEVVALVKPQFEAGRALVGKGGIVRAPETHCRVLEKVIADARGSGFLMKGVTHSPLLGAEGNLEFFLWLVAGEEKHSEQGLVERELSEMVRTVVLRAHDLLLNKGGGAR; via the coding sequence GTGGGAGGCAGGAAGAAGCGACTTGATCAGCTTCTCGTTGAAAAGAATTATTTCTCCAGCCGTGAGCAGGCTCGGCGGGCGATTATGGAAGGTGTCGTTTTCTACCGGGGGCAGCGTATTGAAAAACCAGGCACGTTCGTGGACCCTGAGGGTGAGATCGAAGTTAAAAGAGATCCCTGCCCCTTCGTCAGCAGGGGTGGGCTCAAACTGGATGCAGCGCTGGATGAATTCGGAATAGATATCGGCGGCCGGGTAGTCCTGGATGCCGGGGCCTCTACGGGGGGATTTACCCAATGCCTTCTCAGGCGGGGAGCTATGCGGGTTTTTGCCGTTGATGTCGGCTACGGCCAGCTTGCCTGGGAGCTGCGCCGCGACCCTCGGGTCGTCGTCCTGGAGAGGACCAATTTGCGCTATCTTACCCCGGAAAAGCTGGGGACAAAGGTAGACCTTGTTACTCTGGATCTTTCCTTTATTTCTCTAGAAAAGGTTTTCCCCGCCGTCAGAGAGCTGCTGAGAGATGAGGGAGAGGTTGTCGCCCTTGTGAAGCCCCAATTCGAAGCCGGCCGGGCTCTCGTAGGTAAGGGGGGAATTGTCAGGGCACCGGAAACTCATTGTAGGGTTTTGGAAAAGGTCATCGCCGATGCCAGGGGAAGCGGTTTTCTCATGAAAGGTGTTACTCATTCACCGCTGCTGGGAGCGGAAGGCAACCTGGAATTTTTCTTATGGCTGGTGGCCGGAGAAGAGAAACATTCCGAACAAGGGTTAGTGGAACGGGAACTATCGGAAATGGTTCGCACCGTTGTTCTGAGAGCACACGATCTGCTGTTGAACAAGGGTGGCGGTGCCAGGTAG
- the dxs gene encoding 1-deoxy-D-xylulose-5-phosphate synthase: MLEKINAPSDLRGLTLPELEKLAEEIRSFLLKVVSRTGGHLAPNLGVVELAIALHYVFESPRDKIIWDVGHQCYVHKILTGRRDKMETLRQYKGLSGFPRCSESDHDCFETGHSSTSISAALGFAIARDLKGEQHSVLAVIGDGALTGGMAFEALNHAGQLGTRLIVVLNDNEMSISRNVGALANYLSRLRTDPLYYRSKEEIRDVLRRIPNIGPRVFKAVERFKDSFKYLLVNGILFEELGFTYLGPIDGHNIGLLIQVMERAKGLPGPVLLHVSTVKGMGYPPAEKYPNRFHGIGAFDLATGEPHPPGPAPSFTEVFGATVVRLAERHPYLVAISAAMTDGTGLRDFAERYPDRFFDVGIAEEHAVTLAAGLAKAGCLPVVAIYSTFLQRAYDQIVHDVARQKLHVVFALDRGGIVGDDGETHQGIFDLSYLRHIPGMTVMVPKDQSELVAMLKSAIDYPGPVAIRYPRGAGPLIEVEMDPTALPLGRGEVLRRGRDVVIFAVGPLVYHALEAAAMLADEGKDVAVVNCRFVKPLDEDLILDWALKTEKVLTLEENVLAGGFGSAVLELLAARNYRGEAACLGVPNCFLEHGDPRILREALGLDPAGIARFIRSKGW, translated from the coding sequence ATTCTTGAAAAGATTAACGCCCCTTCTGATCTGCGCGGTCTGACCTTGCCCGAACTGGAGAAACTGGCGGAGGAGATCAGGTCTTTTTTATTGAAGGTGGTCTCGCGAACCGGCGGACATCTTGCCCCGAACCTGGGAGTCGTAGAGTTGGCCATTGCCCTTCATTATGTCTTTGAATCCCCACGTGATAAGATCATCTGGGATGTGGGGCATCAGTGCTATGTACATAAGATCCTCACCGGCCGCAGGGACAAAATGGAAACGCTGCGGCAGTACAAGGGATTGAGCGGTTTCCCGCGATGCTCCGAAAGTGACCATGACTGCTTTGAAACCGGGCACAGCAGCACCTCCATTTCCGCAGCCTTGGGCTTTGCCATCGCCCGCGATCTCAAGGGGGAACAACACTCCGTCCTGGCGGTGATCGGGGATGGGGCGCTGACTGGAGGGATGGCTTTTGAAGCCCTAAATCACGCCGGGCAGTTAGGTACCCGTTTAATTGTCGTCTTAAATGACAATGAGATGTCTATCAGCAGAAATGTCGGAGCTCTGGCAAACTACCTCAGCAGACTGCGCACCGATCCTCTCTACTACCGCAGCAAGGAAGAGATTAGGGACGTGCTCCGCCGCATCCCCAATATCGGTCCGCGTGTTTTCAAAGCTGTAGAGCGCTTTAAAGACAGCTTTAAATACCTGCTCGTTAACGGAATTCTCTTTGAGGAGCTCGGGTTTACGTACCTGGGGCCGATAGACGGGCATAATATCGGGCTCTTGATACAGGTTATGGAGCGAGCCAAGGGGTTGCCGGGCCCCGTTCTGCTACATGTCTCTACTGTCAAAGGAATGGGTTACCCCCCTGCTGAAAAATATCCCAACAGGTTTCACGGAATCGGTGCCTTTGATTTAGCAACTGGTGAGCCTCACCCTCCTGGACCTGCTCCGAGTTTCACTGAGGTTTTCGGTGCCACAGTTGTTCGACTGGCGGAGCGCCATCCCTACCTGGTGGCAATCTCTGCCGCTATGACCGATGGTACGGGGTTGCGTGATTTTGCAGAACGATACCCGGACCGCTTTTTTGACGTGGGGATTGCCGAAGAGCATGCCGTCACCCTGGCCGCCGGCCTGGCCAAGGCCGGATGCCTTCCTGTAGTTGCCATTTACTCGACGTTTTTACAGCGGGCCTACGATCAGATTGTGCACGATGTTGCCCGGCAAAAGCTGCACGTGGTATTTGCGCTCGATCGCGGCGGAATTGTGGGTGATGACGGGGAAACCCATCAGGGGATCTTCGACCTTTCTTATTTGCGGCATATACCGGGAATGACCGTGATGGTTCCTAAGGATCAGAGTGAACTGGTGGCGATGCTCAAAAGTGCCATCGACTATCCGGGGCCTGTGGCCATCCGTTATCCTCGAGGGGCTGGCCCCTTGATCGAGGTGGAGATGGACCCCACGGCCCTGCCTCTCGGCAGGGGAGAGGTGCTTCGGAGAGGCCGGGACGTGGTAATATTTGCCGTTGGGCCTCTTGTTTACCATGCTCTGGAAGCGGCAGCAATGCTGGCAGATGAAGGGAAGGATGTTGCCGTCGTCAACTGCCGTTTCGTCAAACCGCTTGATGAGGATCTGATTCTGGACTGGGCGCTGAAGACGGAAAAGGTCTTGACGCTGGAGGAAAATGTTCTGGCGGGGGGATTTGGTAGCGCAGTGCTGGAGCTGCTGGCGGCTCGCAATTATCGCGGTGAAGCAGCCTGCCTCGGTGTGCCCAACTGCTTTCTAGAACACGGGGATCCCCGCATCCTGCGGGAGGCTTTGGGGCTTGACCCTGCGGGGATTGCCAGATTTATCAGGTCGAAGGGTTGGTAA